In the Candidatus Protochlamydia phocaeensis genome, TAACGATAAGCGATCTATCATGGCCGGGCTAAGGCCGGCTTGTTCAGCTGCCAGGCAGTCTTTTTGATTGGCTTCCAAAATCTCTTTCTGGCTATTCTCTAAGCCATTTGCTAAGGCTTCCAAGACTAAGTCTTTCTGCCGGGCAGTCGCTTTGGCCATCGCAATAGCCGCTTGCTTGGCATGCTGCCCCATTAAAATTAAATCATTTGTCTGCATGTTAGCTGTCCTCTTTAAATCGGGTGCGGGTCATATTATCGCGATGGATGATTTCTGGGCCGTAGCTGTATCCTAAGATGTCTTCAATATGCTGCGAATGTGTGCCGATCAGTTTCTGGATGTCTTGGCTTTTATAATTTGTAATGCCGACAGCTATGGGATAACCAGATAAGGAAACCAGTTGAACTAAAGCCCCTCGATCAAAAGATTGAAAGGTTTGAGTAATGCCTATCGGCAGCAAGCTGGCTCCATTATGGCGCAGCTTTTGCTCTGCCCCGGCATCAATTTGGATTTTTCCTTGATGCTTTTCAGATAGCAGCCAGCGCTTGCGGCTTTCCCTGGCGGTTGTTTCCGCCATAAAAAAAGTGCCGATCGCATGCCCATCGGCAATATCGAGCAAAACATTGGGATGCTTAAAAGACGTAATGACTGTGCTTGTTCCGCTTTGAGAAGCGAGCTGGGCTGCTTGGACTTTTGTATACATGCCTCCTGTGCCAAGGCCAAGAGATGCTGATGCTCCGCCGGCTAAGGCAAAAATCTTTTCATCAATGTGGTTGATCCGTGGAATGAGCGCCGCTTGGTTATCCAATCGAGGATCGGCGGTATAAAGACCTTCTTGATCGGTCAAAAGAATTAATCGATCGGCCGCAATCAGATTAGAGACCAAGGCAGCCAAGTTGTCGTTGTCGCCTACGCGGATCTCTTTGGTGGCAATGGTGTCATTTTCATTAATAATGGGAAGAATGCGATGCTTGAGCATGCAATGCAACGAATCGCGAATGTTCAAATAGCGCTGTCGATTGGAGAAATCGTCCCGCGTCAGCAAAAGCTGTCCGACTTGAATGTGGAAAATGCTAAATAAATCCGCCCAGATTTGCATCAATCGGCTTTGTCCAACGGCAGCAAACATTTGCTTGGAAGGCCAAAAGCGCTCGACCGTGGGATGGCCTAGGCATTCGCGGCCGGCAGCGACGGCTCCAGAAGTGACGAGAACAACTTGTTTGCCTTTTTCTTGCAGATGGGCAACTTGGCGGGCAATTTCCAACATGGCGCGGCGGGAAAGCTGCTTTGTTCCTTGTGTGAGCGTGCTTGTCCCCAATTTAACGACAATCTTATGCATATTTACCTAACTAAATAAAAAATTAACGGAAGGGAAAATAAGAAAAAATGAAGGGTGGGCTGACCTTACCCCAGAAGGGGGAAACGAGGTAAATAGAAAGAAGGCATTAAATCGAAAGAAAAAGATTGCACGATTATCTCCGTTCTTACGGAATTCAAATTAACAAAAAATGTAATTAAAATCATCAAAAAGATATAAACAAATTAAAAATAAGGTTATTAGCAATTCGCCGACAGTCTGTAATAAGAGGGCGGCCGTAAAAAAACATTAAATTAGCATGTGGATAGGATGAGATATGAGAGTATTTGTAACAGGTGCTTCAGGATATATTGGAAATGCTGTTGCCAAAGCTTTTCGAAACAAGGGGCATCATGTCTTCGGGATGGTCCGTAGCGAGAAAGATGCCCATCTGTTGAGCTTGGATGAAATCTGGCCGGTTATAGGGGATTTGGATAAGCTTGAGAGTTACCAGAAAGCATTGGAAGAGTGCGAAGTGGCGGTGCATTGCGCATTTGATTGGGAAGAGAAAGGCGTAGAGCGCGATGCTAAATTGATCGATAACGTGCTGGCCACTTTTTCCAAAAGTTCTCTGCCGCATGCGTTCCTTTATACGTCAGGCATATGGATTTATGGATCTCGAGGAAATCAGGTTGTCGATGAATCGACTCCGGTCAACCCGATCGAGATCGCTAAATGGCGCCCCATTCATGAAGAGAAAGTGTTAAAGGCTGCGGCTGCTAATTTTAAAACAGTCATTTTAAGGCCTGGATGCGTATATGGAAATGTGGGAGGATTAACTAATCTCATTTTTACATCCACTCAAAATGGCATGATAAAAATGATTGGCGAGGGGCGCAACCGCTGGCCTATGGTGCATGTGCAAGATTTGGCATTGGCCTATGTGGCAGCTGCCGAAAAAGAAGCAAACGGGCTTATTTTAAATGTAGCGAATGATACCAGTGTAACTGTAAAGGAATTGGCAGAGGCGGTTGCCAGAAGCGCTGGCATCGAAGGGAAAATTAAGAGTTTAACGCCAGAAGAAGCGCACCAGCAGTTTGGCGATATGGTCCAAGGATTGTCTATCGATCTTCAAGTCAGCAACTCGCGCGTTAAACGTTTATTAGGATGGCAAGTCCATCATCCCTCTTTTATCAATGATGTCGATATCTACTATAATGCATGGAAAACAACACAAGTGGCTGACGAGTTCTAAGAAATGCATTAAAACCGCTAATGGCTTAGATTTTCAAATTTAAGCCATTAGCAGTTTTAAGAAATTCTCTAAGGCGATTGTTAATAACGGTAATTTTTTTTCAAAAATCAATCTTAATGCTTGCAGCCATTGATGCGGCCAAATGTTGGATTATAAGCAGCCGATAGATAAATAGCTGTAAGTCAGGCAAAAGCTACAGCCCGGGCAAGAAAAACACATGCCAATGAAATCGCTCGCCTTTACTTTGTACTTTGCAAAAAAGGAAGAATTGTGGAGAGGACGATTTCCGGATACTCTTCCTGCGGAATATGCCCGCAATTGGGAATTAGAAGCGCTTTGGCAGAAGGAAAATCTCTCTTAAAATGCTCAAAATGCTTCAAAGGGACAAGCCAATCATGATCTCCCCATATGATTAGCGCAGGCTGTTTGATTTGGGGGAAACGCCGGCTTAATTGAACGAAAATCTGCTTATCGAACTGCTGCAAGGTAAGAAGAGTGGACTTTGTTCCTCCCGGGAAACGATATGGCAGGCAATAGGCCTCGACTTGCTCCTCTGTCACGGATTGGGCATCAAAAACAATTTGCCTTAAACTGCTTCTCACAACGGTTGGTCCAAGAAAAGGAGACCAGAGCGGTCCCAGATGACGCGAAAGAGAGAGGTATAGAGGAAGATCGAGAGGATAGCCCAACGCGCTGATTAAGGTTAGGGATTTGACTAAATCGGAATGGTCAAGCGCTAAGCTAAGCGCTAATCCTCCGCCCATTGAATTGCCCGCAATATGCGCTTGGGAAATTTGATGGCTTTTCATAAAAGCCTCCAGCTGTTCAACGAAGAAGGGCATATCATATGGAACGTGATCAGGCTTATCGCTTAATCCGTAGCCAATTAAATCAACGGCCCAGACGTGGTAGCCCGCTTGGGCAAGAGGAGTAATCAAATGACGCCACGTATAGGTATGGGCTCTAAATCCATGGATAAGCAAAACATGGTCGTTTCCTTCCCCTTGTTCTATATAATGCATGGCTAAAGGCCCATAAGCCGATGGCCATTCCCAAAATTGCTTATTATTTTTGACTCTCGCTTGCTCTACAGGATCAAAAAGCTCGACGCTCATGAATAAAAATAAGCAGACAAGCACAAAGGCGCCGCTTGTCATTAAGATAAATAGGCAATAAAGGCTTTTTCTCATGATGTCCTAGGAGAGTGCCCATGATCTGAAAATAGGGTAATTCGTATGTTGAATGTATTTATAAACGGGGAAAAATTTTTCGTCATATTAAAAAGATGGCTAAAAAATTTCCGCATTTCTAAGAAAATTGAGCGGCAAAGCAGATTTATTTGAAATCGTGGACAGTCTCTTAGAGGAATTTTTAAAATCGCTAACGAGGGTGTTCCCTTATTCAGGCCTGCCATTCTTAAAGAGAAATTGATCTCAAATATAGGTTATTATGAGTTTTAATACGCCTTTAAGCGACTAATTAAATAATCCACACGTGCTTAAAGTGTATTTTTTAAATCAAGCACTATATATAATAAAATTGAAGGGATTTGAAATAGCAATAAGCTTCTTTTTTCAAAAGATTTAAACAATGAAAGTGTCCGGAAATGCGATCGCTCTAATCCTATTGCCTATTTTCCCAATGAGTTAACGGAGGTTTTATGCGCTTTATTTTTAATTTTTTCTTTTTTGGAATTCTGTTCTATCTCATTTATTTATTTTTCCCAGATGCCTTTCATACCTTGGTTTCATGGGCGGATCGCACCTATGAATTCTTTAGAGATCTCATTTTACAAATAGCTGGTAAAGTTCACTCATCAAGAGATCATTCGGCCCCTCCGCCTCATCAGGCGCTAGGCGCTCTTTTACCTATTTGGATGTTTTTAAAGCATAAGTGGAAATAATGCAGCTTTCGCAAGATGATCTGGACCAAGCTGTTCGGGAGAACATTTTAAGCCGGCAACAAGCAGATGCGCTAAGGGAGATGATAAAAAGGCGTCAGTTGGGAACTGAAGGCGGCTTTCAATTGGCCACTATCCTTTATTATCTAGGCGCTTTAATTGTTTTAGCTGCCATGGCTTGGCTAGCCTCAATAGGAGAGAAACAGCTAGGCCGTTTCGGCCTTTTTTTTATTTCTCTTTTATATGCCTATCTCTTTTTTCACCTTGGATGGTATTTCTGGCATCGCACTCTTTATCGAGTAGGAGGAGGGTTGCTGTGCACACTTGCCGTTTGCATGGTTCCTCTTGTGGTTTATGGATGGGAAAGAGGAATGGGACTGTGGCCTATACAAGGGGATTTTGAAACATCGGCGCATTATCAGCATTACCTTTTTATTAGCCATCAATATTGGATCTCTTTAGAGGTGGCTACACTTGCCGCTTCTATAATCGCCCTATTCTTTATTCGTTTTCCTTTCTTAACCGCGCCTTTGACCCTTGCCTTATGGTTTTTGGTCATGGATAGCGTCCCTTTAATTTTAGGAGAAGTGAATGAGGGAGATAAGGTTTATCAATGGACCTTGCTTATCTTTGGCCTATTTTTAATAATAAGCGCTTATTTAATTGACCGACGGATGCCCGAAGACTTTGCTTTCTGGGGCTATTTATTTGGAATAACGGCCTTCTCGATCGGATTGGTACAAATATTGATGACGGATACGTCAGAAGCGGTTAAAGTCCTTTATCTCTTGGCCAATGCAGTTCTGTTCGCTCTTGCAGCCTTGCTCAATCGGACGATTTTTTTAATAGGAGGAGCCATAGGGATTTTTGTTTATCTTAGCCACTTAGCATATGAAGTCTTTCAAGATTCGGCTCTATTTCCCTTAATTCTCAGCCTAATAGGACTTGCTATCATCTATTTAGGGATTCTCTATCAACGCTATCAGCTTCGCATTCAAAAGGCTATCAATCGCTTCTTGCCTGCCCAATGGGGAAGTTTATTGCCCCACAATCGCCATTCTTCTCAAGATTAATTCTTGCCATTTAATTGCTTATCTCTTGATTAGTTTTTTAATTAATTATTGAAATATTAATCAAATCTTTAAATTAATTATTTAAAATCTTTGTCAATTATTCCGATAATAAGGAGATTGTTTTTATGTTAAAAGTCGAGAATTTGCTGGCAGCTGATTTATCTAATCTCAATTATGGCAATCGAATTGGATTTGTAGATGAAACACATAAAGCGTTGATCAAGACGAATCCGAGAGGAGAAATTGGAAAGTTTGGAATTGCCTATCATGGAACGATCGGCAGCTTATTCCACCGCACCATTGATGTGACTGTAACGGATGCCAACACTCGCAAAGATCGGAAAATTCACTTGAATAGGGAAAGTACAATTAAGTGGTTGAATAGCCAGCTTGATTCCCAAGAAAAAGTGAGTGGGCGAGCTTCTTCTGAAGAAATTGTAGCTAAAATCAATCGACTATCGACCATTTTGAAGGACAGCGAAACAAAGAAAGCGGAACAAATCGAAGAAAATTTAAAGCAAGGAATTGACTTTAAGGCCTCTTATCCAGCCAAATTGAATCATCGGCCCTTATACGGTTTCTTTGACCGTATCAGTTCTTTTCTGTGGGGAAAATTTTATGATTGGACAATCAGTTCTTGGAATGCTTTCCGCCTGCGGTTCGGCTTAGGGATTGCAGAAAAAACATGGAATGAAGTGTCGGAAAAACGAGCGGCTGCAGCCTTCAGGCAAGCCCTGCAAGTGCCGGCTTACAAGCAGTTCCTAGATTCAAAGGGAGGCGTTCCCCGCACATTTGCCGATTTGCCGATTACTTCGAAAGACAATTACATCAAGCCTCATATTGGACATGACGAGCCGCAGCTTTACCTGGATGGAAAAATTCCGGAAAAAGCCAAGAGGGATACGTCAACGGGAACGAGCGGCAAATCGACGCCTTGGTATCGCGGGGCGCAAGAGCAGGAAAGGGTTGAATTACTGACTTCGTATGCGGCTAAAGTCGTTCTTGGCGATCGTCCTTATACTTTTATCAATGGATTTGCCGTTGGTCCTTGGGCAACGGGAATTACAGCGACGCTGGCAATGAATCGAGATAAAAATGCCGGAGTTTGCGTGATTGGACCTAATATTTCTGAAATTTATGATTGTATCAAAGAGCAAATTCGCATCCGTCCTCCTGGATATCCGATTGTCGTAGGCGGCTATCCTCCTCATATTCGGGCTGTTATTGACATGGCAGTGGCTGAGGGATTCCCTCTTCATGAGCATAATATTATCGCAGTTGTAGGCGGAGAATCCATGAGCGAAGATATGCGCGATTTAATTGTCGCTCAAAAAGGCGAGAATGGAGAAATAATCCGCACGGGACTTAAGCAGTGCTTTTCTTCTTATGGGGCGTCCGATCTCGATATCAATATCGGTTATGAATCGGATTTTGAAATTGAGCTGCGCAAGCTGTGCCATAAGCCAGAAAATAAAGCGCTGGCGGAGGAATTATTCGGCAAAAACGAATTTAAGCCGATGATTTTCCATTATGACCCCTTAAACTACCTCATTGAAGCAGATGAACAGCAGAATTTGATCTATACCTGTGTTCGCCAGGACCGCATATCCCCTCGTATCCGTTATAATTTGGGAGACAGGGGCAAGATCATGGCCGCTAGCGATGTGTTGGCTGTGTTAGAAAAGCATGGCATTAAATTAAAGCACAAGCCGAATACAAACCTACCCCTCTTATTTGTTTGGGGAAGACAAGGCTCTCATATTTCTTTTAGGGGGTGCAAAGTTGCTCCTGAAAATTTGGGAGAGACTATCCGTCGCTTAGACAGCCAGCCGGCCCATCAAGGTTTAAATGAAAAAATTGCCCACTATGGCTTTTATCAATATGAAAAGAACGGCCGAAAGGTGACCGAAATTCTGTTGGAATTCAATGAAGAGGGAGATTTTAATGGAGCGAATGAAGAACTGCTGAAAAATGTGATCGATACATTGGCAGAGGTCAATTCCGATTTTATCACTCAAATTCAAAATTGCCCGCAGGCAGAAAAGCCCGTTTTAAGAGTATTTAAAAAGGGAGAAAGTCCCATGGATATTCAGCAGAAAAAATATCCCATGCGTAAGAAACAATATATTTTTACCGCCGGCGATGAGTTCATTCCTGCCCATGAAGAGCAGATGGCTAACAAAGGCAAGCTTATTTCTTTAGCTGCTGAAGCAGCCACTTAATCTTTCCCTTAAAGAGGCCCTAGTCGGGCCTCTCTCTTTGTCTTCTTTTCAAACCTTTCTATTCTTATATTATTCATTTTTTAAAAATTTTTATTAAAACTCCTTTATTTAATTCTTTTAATTCTAAATTTATCGGGTAAATGTTTTGTGATAGATTTTAAACAGTCTAAAATCTAGAATCTTTTCAATTGTTGATTAAATTTAAATCTTTTGAATAAAAGAAGGGGCAATAATGAATATTGTTAATCATTTACGCAGCTATTGTCAGTCTACAGCTACTTATTTTAATTCTTCAAAAACATCTTTATTTTTAAATGAAAAAGTTAAAGAGGCCTCTTCTGAAGTTTTTTCCGCTTTATTGCCTAATTTTTATACCTTATGCGAGATGAATAAATATCCATACATGAGCGAATTGATGCTAGGCTCGTTTTGCACAGCGGCTGGCTGCTATACGATGTATACAAGTTATGCAATTGGGAAAGTGGTCAAGCAAGAGGCTCCATCCAATGCGGCTTTTCGAAAAGCGTGTGCCTTGGGAGGGGCTTTGTGCGCAACATACGGCGTTTATACATTAACAACGCTTGCTTTAAAGGTATTTTCTGATTTCGTTGAGACGGGTTCTTTACAAGATGAAAATCATTTCGCGCATTCGTATGTCCATTATAATGGCCCCTATTCGGCGAATGGGGTAAAAGAGCAAGCATCCGAGAATTTAGATCGCAAAGCACAAAAGTTCCTTGACGTTTTTTTAAGCTGTCCGGATGCGAAGAAAGTGTATGAAAAAGTCACTAAAGATGGGCCCATTCAGATTAGATTTGTCGATCCCTCTCTTGATGAAATGGTTGCTAAAAGCCACGGCTACTGGAATATAGAGAATAGGGAAATTGTCATCGATAGTACGTCTGGCGATCTGCAGCAATTTCACATCTTGATTTACGAAATGCTGAATGCCTCGCGCAGTAAAGCATTTTCAGCGACTTTCGAAGAAGCGGCTCAAGGGACTTTAGATGCTTTAGAATTTGCCAAGCAGCTTGAAAAAGGCGAGTATGAAACGACAAAAGGGCATTGCTATGTAACGGCGAATTGTGTTGCCAGTCAAGCATGGTCTTTTCTCCCTAAAGCTAGATCTATTGAGCAATGCAACGAGCTTTATAACAAAGGTTTTGAGGAGCGCTGGGAAGAGATTAAGGACCGCCCCCATACTCAAATTTATATAGACATGTATAACGAGCGTTTTTCTGGCAGCAAAATGAAAACGGAAAAAGATGAATTGTAGTTTCAGTGTAGACCAGGCGAGTTCGCTTGAGGCAACTCGCTCATTTACAGTGCGCGCTATGTTTATTTCTTAGCTGCCAAAATTTGTTTAGCAATCTAATTGAAGAATAAACCCCAGCGCGCAAAAGAGGGAAGAGGCCATGCGCCTCAAGCCCTCTTGTTGTAATTAGCTTATTCAGCCGCTTTCATTTGCTGTCTAATCCATTGATTAATGCTCTGTTCTGCAATATCTAGTGGAACTGTTCCATGTCTCAGCCACTCGTCGTGGAAGGCGCGGATGTCAAATTTCTCTCCAAGCTTTGCAATTGCTTCCTGCCGCATTTCTTGGATCTTCAATTCGCCGATCTTATACGCGAGAGCCTGACCCGGCATCACGAGATAGCGATCTACTTCCGTAATAATTTCATGGTCGCTCATGCCTACATATTGCTTGAAGAATTGAATGGCGTCTTCGCGGCTCCATCCCATCGCGTGCATGCCTGTATCGACGACGAGCCGGATGGCGCGCAGCATCTCATAAGTCAACCGGCCGAACTTGGAATAGGAATCTTGATAAAGGCCCAGGTCTATCCCCAAGCTTTCGGCATAAAGACCCCAGCCCTCAATATAGGCCGTGAAATGGCAATTTTTGCGGAACTCTGGCAAATGGCTGAGCTCTTGTGCTAAAGTGATTTGAAGATGATGGCCTGGGACAGCTTCATGCAGGGCCAAAGGTTCCATTTCCCACTTTGGGCGCTTTTCCGGATAGCTGGTATTGATGAAGAAGTAGCCGGGCCTTTCATGTATAGGCGACCCATGGCAATAATAGGCGGCTATTTGAGACTCTTCCGAATAAGCGGGGACAGGGACGACCTCAAAGGGGAGGCTTGGAAGCTTAGTAAATAAGGAAGGAAGCTTTGATTCAATATGTCGGGTAAGTTGCTGATAGCCTTTTAACAGCTCCTCTCGGTTGGAATAAAAAAATTGCGGATCGGATTCCAGGAAATGCAAAAAATCCGCAAAACGGCCTTCGAATCCAGCTGAGGCCATTACGGCGAGCATTTCTTGATGGATCCGTTCCACTTCCTTTAATCCAATTTCATGAATCTGCTGAGGGGATAGATGCGTCGTCGTCGAGCGGCGCGCTTTAGCGGCGTACCATTCTTGTCCGTTGGGAAGGGCCGTAAAGGCAATTGACTTGCGGCAATTCGGAATATAGGTCTCTACCAAATAAGAATAAAAATCTTTTAGGGCCGGGAGGACTTCATTATAATATGCGTCTTCAGCTTGTGTGAGCAGGCGCCGTTGGTTGCTATGGGAAATACTCGGCGGCAAGTGCTTGAAAGATTTTAGAAACGGGCTATCTAAGGCCTCATCTGCCATTTGATTCAGAAGCTGCTGAGGAATATGCCTAAGAGCAATGCGAGGAGGGGTAATACCCGCTTTTAATCCTTCATTTAATAAAGCAGTGGCCTGTTGAAGATAAGGAGGGATCTGATTAAGCCGGGCAATGATGTTTTCATAATCCTTTTCTGTCGCTGCCGGCATCAGATCCATAATGAGCGCGATATTGAGATGAATGCCATGCATTTGGTTGACAAGCAAGTAGTGGTTGTTAAATTGAAACTCTTCTACCTCTTCTGTCAAAAGCTGCTTTAAGATTTGATGGCTGACGGCATCTTCCTCTGATAAGGCAGCGGCAGAAAAAGAGTTGAGCGCAGACAAAAGCTGAATGGCGAAGCGTTGGTGCCGCTCTAGGCTTTCAAAAGACAGATCGGGCCAGCAGTCCTGCTTGCCCGGATAGCCTAAATAAGTCGCCTCATCCGGATTTTCGCTCATTCTCCATTCCCAATATAGCTCAAAAAGGCAATGCAGACGCGTAGTCTCTTCGCTCTCGTTTGCAATCTGTTGTAAGCGCCATTCAAAAGAAAGCGGCGAAGCAGCTTCTTCCGCTTGGCTAAAAGGTGAAACGAAGCTGCTGAGAAAAACAAAGGCCATTAATAGATTTTTTTTAAGAGCATTCATCGGATTACCTCATCTAATGGGAAAGAGAGTTATTGAAATGGGCTGATTTTAATTCTTCCATGATGGATACGCTGGACGAAGTTCCTAAGCGGCTTGCGCCAGCTTGCAATAGACTTAATGCCATGGAAGCATCTTTGATGCTTCCTGAGGCTTTAATAAAAGGACTGAATTGCCTCATCAACTGCACATCTGCAATTGTTGCGCCGCCGGAACCAAAACCTGTAGATGTTTTGAGGAAATCAATGCCTGCTGCAACAGCTAAGCTGCATGCAAGCGCTTTCTCTTCTTCGCTTAAGAAACAAGTCTCTAAAATAACTTTTAAGGGATGTGGAGAGGCTAAAGAGACTAGCTGCTTAAATTCTTCTTCCAATGCGCGCAGGCGCCTCTCTTTTAACCATCCTATATTTAAGACAAAGTCCACCTCATCTGCCCCATTTTGAAGCGCTTCTTCTAACTCTTGGCATTTAATCCGAGTTGAATGGGTGCCTGTTGGAAAGCCTGCTACTGTGACCAACCTAATAGCGGATCCGCCAAGAATGGAACGCGCCAGCTTAAGCCACTGATTATAGCAGCAAATTCCATAGAAATTCCAACGCAGTGCCTCTTGACAAAGCTTTTCTATATCGGCAGCCGTTGCGTAAGGCTTTAATTGAGTATGTTCGATTGATTGGGCAACTTTTTCTGCTTCCATGATTTAACTCATTTTTTGAATTCATTCGGGCGTTGCTTTTGCGATCGATTCTAGATCAAGTTTTGCAAAAAGCAAAGTCTAAAAATATTTGCAAGGCGAAGTCGGTGGACGGGGGGAAAGGATTTTGAATAAAAACATAAAGTTTTTATTTTAAATATTTAAGGTTATGCTTTCATTGTCTTGTATTTAAGTGTTTTTTAATTGATAATAGCCTCGAGACGTATGACTAGTAGGCTGGGTATGGAGTTGGAAGCATCATTTTGTTCCTTTAATCTAGAAGGTAAACTTAAAGAAATTTTTGGCTATAATGACTTCCGAGCTTATCAAAAAGAGATCATTCAAGCTATTTTAGCCGGCAAAGATGTCATGGCTATTCTTCCCACTGGAGCGGGCAAATCCCTTTGCTATCAGCTTCCGGCTATGTTGCTGCCGGGAACGGCAATTGTAATTTCTCCCCTCATTTCTCTTATGCAGGACCAGGTAGTTTCCTTGTATAAGAACGGCATTCCAGCAGCCTTTCTCAATAGTAGCCTTCATTATCAAGATATTCAAGATGTATTGAATCATCTGGCCGATTATAAGCTTCTGTATGTTGCTCCTGAACGATTGGCCGATTCCCAGTTTATCAATCGCTTAAAAGATATTCCGCTTTCTTTTTTCGTTGTCGACGAAGCGCACTGTATCTCGCAATGGGGGCATTCCTTTCGGGGGGAGTACCGCAAGTTGTCGGTATTAAAACAGCTTTTTCCCCAGTGTCCGATGATGGCTTTGACGGCCACGGCAACGTTGGATGTGGAAAAAGATATTATATCCCAGCTTGCCATGGAGCAGCCTGTTTTGATCAAAGGAAGTTTTGATCGGCCCAATCTGACGATTCGCATTCATCCCAAGATTCAGCCTGAAAAGCAAGTATTGGAATTCATCAGACAAAAGTCTCAGCAGCCCGGCATTATCTATGCTGCGACCCGCAAAGGTGTCGAATCGACTTTTTTGCAGCTGCAGCAAGCTGGATTTCAAGTGGGACGCTATCATGCAGGCATGACGGATCAAGAAAGGAGCGCTTCGCAGCATGCCTTTTTGCATGACCAGGTGACGCTTATGGTAGCGACCGTAGCCTTTGGAATGGGCGTTCATAAGCCCGATATTCGCTTTATCGTCCATCTCGATATGCCGCGGACAATCGAGCAATACTATCAGGAGATTGGCCGTGCCGGGCGCGATGGATTGCCTGCCGAATGCCTGATGCTTTATGGCGCTCAGGACCTTGTCATTTATAAAGTCTTCTTGGAGCAGCTAGAAGATCCTTCCATTCGCCAGCAGATGAAGGCCAAAACAGACAGTATGTACCGTCTATGCACCTCGCTTGATTGCCGCCGTAAAGGTCTTCTTAAGTATTTCGGCGAAGCTTATCATTCTCACGAATGTGGGACATGCGATAATTGCATAGATGAGGATAATAAAATTGACGGAACGGTCATTGCACAAAAGATTTTATCATGCGTTTTCCGCATGAGGCAGAATGTCGGTGGCCGTTTGGTCATTGATGTGTTGAGAGGAATGAAGAACCAAGCCGTCTTGGAAAAAAGCTATCAGGATTTATCCACTTATGGGCTTTTGGCCGATTTATCTGAGGCCGAGGTGCGCTATTACATCGAATCCCTTATTCAAATGGGATTGATCATGCGAACAGAAGGGCAGTATCCTATTCTAAAATGGACGGAAAAATCAAAAGAGGTCATCGAAGGGCGCTTGCCGGTCTGGTTTAAGAAAAAGCTGTTTCAGTCCGCCTCAGCTAAGCCCGCTCCAAAGCGCAAAGAAGCTGCTGTTCTTTATTATAATGAGGCCCTATTTGAATCCCTAAAGCAATTGAGAATGGAAGTGGCAAGAGAAGAG is a window encoding:
- the proB gene encoding glutamate 5-kinase — translated: MHKIVVKLGTSTLTQGTKQLSRRAMLEIARQVAHLQEKGKQVVLVTSGAVAAGRECLGHPTVERFWPSKQMFAAVGQSRLMQIWADLFSIFHIQVGQLLLTRDDFSNRQRYLNIRDSLHCMLKHRILPIINENDTIATKEIRVGDNDNLAALVSNLIAADRLILLTDQEGLYTADPRLDNQAALIPRINHIDEKIFALAGGASASLGLGTGGMYTKVQAAQLASQSGTSTVITSFKHPNVLLDIADGHAIGTFFMAETTARESRKRWLLSEKHQGKIQIDAGAEQKLRHNGASLLPIGITQTFQSFDRGALVQLVSLSGYPIAVGITNYKSQDIQKLIGTHSQHIEDILGYSYGPEIIHRDNMTRTRFKEDS
- a CDS encoding alpha/beta fold hydrolase, whose protein sequence is MRKSLYCLFILMTSGAFVLVCLFLFMSVELFDPVEQARVKNNKQFWEWPSAYGPLAMHYIEQGEGNDHVLLIHGFRAHTYTWRHLITPLAQAGYHVWAVDLIGYGLSDKPDHVPYDMPFFVEQLEAFMKSHQISQAHIAGNSMGGGLALSLALDHSDLVKSLTLISALGYPLDLPLYLSLSRHLGPLWSPFLGPTVVRSSLRQIVFDAQSVTEEQVEAYCLPYRFPGGTKSTLLTLQQFDKQIFVQLSRRFPQIKQPALIIWGDHDWLVPLKHFEHFKRDFPSAKALLIPNCGHIPQEEYPEIVLSTILPFLQSTK
- a CDS encoding DUF2157 domain-containing protein encodes the protein MQLSQDDLDQAVRENILSRQQADALREMIKRRQLGTEGGFQLATILYYLGALIVLAAMAWLASIGEKQLGRFGLFFISLLYAYLFFHLGWYFWHRTLYRVGGGLLCTLAVCMVPLVVYGWERGMGLWPIQGDFETSAHYQHYLFISHQYWISLEVATLAASIIALFFIRFPFLTAPLTLALWFLVMDSVPLILGEVNEGDKVYQWTLLIFGLFLIISAYLIDRRMPEDFAFWGYLFGITAFSIGLVQILMTDTSEAVKVLYLLANAVLFALAALLNRTIFLIGGAIGIFVYLSHLAYEVFQDSALFPLILSLIGLAIIYLGILYQRYQLRIQKAINRFLPAQWGSLLPHNRHSSQD
- a CDS encoding NAD-dependent epimerase/dehydratase family protein, yielding MRVFVTGASGYIGNAVAKAFRNKGHHVFGMVRSEKDAHLLSLDEIWPVIGDLDKLESYQKALEECEVAVHCAFDWEEKGVERDAKLIDNVLATFSKSSLPHAFLYTSGIWIYGSRGNQVVDESTPVNPIEIAKWRPIHEEKVLKAAAANFKTVILRPGCVYGNVGGLTNLIFTSTQNGMIKMIGEGRNRWPMVHVQDLALAYVAAAEKEANGLILNVANDTSVTVKELAEAVARSAGIEGKIKSLTPEEAHQQFGDMVQGLSIDLQVSNSRVKRLLGWQVHHPSFINDVDIYYNAWKTTQVADEF
- a CDS encoding DUF885 domain-containing protein, which encodes MNALKKNLLMAFVFLSSFVSPFSQAEEAASPLSFEWRLQQIANESEETTRLHCLFELYWEWRMSENPDEATYLGYPGKQDCWPDLSFESLERHQRFAIQLLSALNSFSAAALSEEDAVSHQILKQLLTEEVEEFQFNNHYLLVNQMHGIHLNIALIMDLMPAATEKDYENIIARLNQIPPYLQQATALLNEGLKAGITPPRIALRHIPQQLLNQMADEALDSPFLKSFKHLPPSISHSNQRRLLTQAEDAYYNEVLPALKDFYSYLVETYIPNCRKSIAFTALPNGQEWYAAKARRSTTTHLSPQQIHEIGLKEVERIHQEMLAVMASAGFEGRFADFLHFLESDPQFFYSNREELLKGYQQLTRHIESKLPSLFTKLPSLPFEVVPVPAYSEESQIAAYYCHGSPIHERPGYFFINTSYPEKRPKWEMEPLALHEAVPGHHLQITLAQELSHLPEFRKNCHFTAYIEGWGLYAESLGIDLGLYQDSYSKFGRLTYEMLRAIRLVVDTGMHAMGWSREDAIQFFKQYVGMSDHEIITEVDRYLVMPGQALAYKIGELKIQEMRQEAIAKLGEKFDIRAFHDEWLRHGTVPLDIAEQSINQWIRQQMKAAE
- the deoC gene encoding deoxyribose-phosphate aldolase; the protein is MEAEKVAQSIEHTQLKPYATAADIEKLCQEALRWNFYGICCYNQWLKLARSILGGSAIRLVTVAGFPTGTHSTRIKCQELEEALQNGADEVDFVLNIGWLKERRLRALEEEFKQLVSLASPHPLKVILETCFLSEEEKALACSLAVAAGIDFLKTSTGFGSGGATIADVQLMRQFSPFIKASGSIKDASMALSLLQAGASRLGTSSSVSIMEELKSAHFNNSLSH